The following proteins are encoded in a genomic region of Nymphalis io chromosome 8, ilAglIoxx1.1, whole genome shotgun sequence:
- the LOC126770355 gene encoding uncharacterized protein LOC126770355 isoform X2, translating to MYRLGCLLILWVVCASVSSNDEGQNGFGQSLDFGSIFDNKDSGIASLASSPVVAAVLNVDKSQYPKMFDTVVSSSIDSLQSQVAPRDVFAANNFGFNPIASQSFLPYGKSAKLVAQQAQQQTNPQAQQLSPLRYDIRTVHDPFYRVYKPDENEEEKDILAALKKNPTVAAYFQPTVNVEVKHPLQYHKEDLIEKLEGAQNYKLNPYIAGPARIRRYTGGRSRENLKKAEEDEEDDPYNYKAEYISKPKAFDESPYSSPYKKNKESKDKYDYPYSYDSGYDHKEYDRIKELSEKQAAEIRQNPGNCKEVKRDGMTCMSCKDAKTGGNYESCSYVAEPKNNKYAYSKERKFDSNDEPDEPENDQKSKEPKQSEELQETNADDTAPQKFTEAENEKPYSSYRQADKDDSGEKYKAFYIHTSKPKPSEALREASNEDNSEEVKPKSYDYKKALPGFYTDNEPKKDVEHVLAEFKKKDRSSCKKVQKNAMTCYQCIDKNGLKHEECMFVSESAPKQSHLAYQELKEFTSKPATIDGGNEAAESQTITTSAPAKAAYVAASTNYGKKLKRKKAPQAALAVAATNSVAKTAQKVKRSEGSDLKTNDKIIDNSNVAPPEEFAGAESKPAFWAETVPRYSAALGVTLPEYMLSRSEHEASFDEAVAGA from the exons atgtatagatTAGGTTGCCTG ttaATACTTTGGGTTGTGTGCGCGAGTGTGTCCTCAAATGACGAAGGTCAAAATGGATTCGGTCAATCCTTGGATTTTGGTTCAATTTTTGACAACAAAGATTCCG GCATAGCGTCGTTGGCTTCAAGTCCCGTTGTCGCAGCAGTTCTAAATGTAGATAAAAGTCAATATCCGAAAATGTTTGATACCGTTGTTAGTAGTTCTATTGACTCTTTGCAAAGTCAAGTAGCGCCTAGAGATGTATTCGCCGCTAATAACTTTGGCTTTAATCCCATAGCAAGTCAAAGCTTTCTTCCATACGGCAAGTCAGCCAAGTTAGTAGCACAGCAAGCACAGCAGCAGACTAATCCTCAAGCTCAGCAACTTAGCCCTTTGCGATACGATATACGAACTGTACATGATCCTTTTTATAGAGTTTATAAACCTGATGAGAATGAAGAGGAGAAAGATATTTTAGCTGCTCTGAAAAAAAATCCCACAGTTGCGGCTTATTTTCAACCAACTGTGAATGTTGAAGTTAAACATCCTTTACAATACCACAAAGAGGATTTGATCGAAAAACTTGAGGGTGCACAAAATTACAAGCTAAATCCTTATATTGCAGGACCAGCTCGTATTCGACGGTATACAGGAGGCAGAAGCAGGGAAAACTTGAAAAAAGCTGAAGAAGATGAAGAAGACGatccttataattataaagcagAGTACATATCTAAGCCCAAGGCTTTTGACGAAAGTCCCTATAGCAGCCCTTATAAGAAAAACAAGGAATCTAAGGATAAATATGACTACCCATATAGCTATGACTCAGGCTATGATCACAAAGAATATGACAGGATTAAAGAGTTGTCTGAAAAACAGGCTGCTGAAATAAGACAAAATCCAGGAAACTGTAAGGAAGTTAAAAGGGATGGTATGACATGTATGTCATGTAAAGATGCTAAAACAGGAGGAAACTATGAATCTTGTTCATATGTTGCGgaaccaaaaaataataaatatgcgtATTCCAAAGAAAGAAAATTTGATAGCAATGATGAGCCCGACGAACCGGAAAATGACCAAAAATCAAAAGAACCAAAGCAATCTGAGGAGTTACAAGAAACAAATGCAGATGATACTGCCCCGCAAAAATTTACTGAAGCTGAAAATGAAAAACCTTACAGTAGTTATAGACAAGCAGATAAAGACGATTCCGGTGAAAAATATAAAgcattttacatacatacatctaaACCCAAACCAAGTGAAGCGCTAAGGGAAGCCAGTAATGAAGATAATTCCGAAGAAGTTAAACCAAAGTCTTACGATTATAAAAAAGCATTACCAGGGTTTTACACCGACAACGAACCCAAAAAAGATGTTGAACACGTTTTAGCTGAATTCAAAAAAAAAGACAGGTCTTCAtgtaaaaaagtacaaaaaaatgcTATGACTTGTTACCAGTGTATAGATAAAAATGGGTTGAAACATGAGGAATGTATGTTTGTATCTGAATCTGCACCTAAACAAAGTCATTTAGCATATCAAGAACTGAAAGAATTCACATCAAAACCCGCAACTATTGATGGCGGAAATGAAGCCGCTGAAAGTCAAACCATTACTACAAGTGCACCCGCAAAAGCGGCATATGTAGCAGCTTCAACAAATTatggtaaaaaattaaaacgtaaaaagGCACCTCAGGCTGCTTTAGCAGTCGCTGCAACAAATTCTGTAGCGAAAACTGCTCAAAAAGTGAAAAGAAGTGAAGGATCTGACTTAAAGACTAACGATAAAATTATCGATAATTCTAATGTAGCGCCTCCTGAAGAATTTGCAGGTGCTGAGTCTAAACCAGCTTTTTGGGCAGAAACTGTTCCGCGATATAGCGCAGCGTTAGGTGTTACTTTACCTGAATATATGCTCTCCAGGTCAGAACACGAAGCTTCATTTGATGAGGCTGTAGCTGGCGCATAA
- the LOC126770370 gene encoding uncharacterized protein LOC126770370 — translation MNKETEDFDEDEYVDVRSLPLKPPQRAPAPEKAVRRSWHPVMWDNSVPDVPLTDSQVQEENEKSRSREYPHKQRIRNLKKLIAEGKVKPTSETLIFFLCNKFAISEERQAKLSL, via the exons ATGAATAAGGAGACCGAAGATTTCGATGAAGATGAATATGTAGATGTTCGATCGTTACCCCTCAAGCCCCCGCAGCGTGCCCCGGCGCCGGAGAAGGCGGTGCGCCGCTCGTGGCACCCCGTCATGTGGGACAACTCAGTTCCTGATGTACCACTTACTGATAGCCAAGTACAGGAAGAG AATGAAAAATCTAGGTCCAGGGAGTATCCACACAAGCAGCGTATCCGTAACTTGAAGAAACTTATTGCGGAGGGGAAGGTTAAGCCGACATCAGAAACTCTTATATTCTTTCTTTGTAATAAATTCGCTATATCGGAAGAAAGGCAAGCTAAATTATCTTTatag
- the LOC126770355 gene encoding uncharacterized protein LOC126770355 isoform X1 has protein sequence MYRLGCLLILWVVCASVSSNDEGQNGFGQSLDFGSIFDNKDSGPARIRRYTGGRSRENLKKAEEDEEDDPYNYKAEYISKPKAFDESPYSSPYKKNKESKDKYDYPYSYDSGYDHKEYDRIKELSEKQAAEIRQNPGNCKEVKRDGMTCMSCKDAKTGGNYESCSYVAEPKNNKYAYSKERKFDSNDEPDEPENDQKSKEPKQSEELQETNADDTAPQKFTEAENEKPYSSYRQADKDDSGEKYKAFYIHTSKPKPSEALREASNEDNSEEVKPKSYDYKKALPGFYTDNEPKKDVEHVLAEFKKKDRSSCKKVQKNAMTCYQCIDKNGLKHEECMFVSESAPKQSHLAYQELKEFTSKPATIDGGNEAAESQTITTSAPAKAAYVAASTNYGKKLKRKKAPQAALAVAATNSVAKTAQKVKRSEGSDLKTNDKIIDNSNVAPPEEFAGAESKPAFWAETVPRYSAALGVTLPEYMLSRSEHEASFDEAVAGA, from the exons atgtatagatTAGGTTGCCTG ttaATACTTTGGGTTGTGTGCGCGAGTGTGTCCTCAAATGACGAAGGTCAAAATGGATTCGGTCAATCCTTGGATTTTGGTTCAATTTTTGACAACAAAGATTCCG GACCAGCTCGTATTCGACGGTATACAGGAGGCAGAAGCAGGGAAAACTTGAAAAAAGCTGAAGAAGATGAAGAAGACGatccttataattataaagcagAGTACATATCTAAGCCCAAGGCTTTTGACGAAAGTCCCTATAGCAGCCCTTATAAGAAAAACAAGGAATCTAAGGATAAATATGACTACCCATATAGCTATGACTCAGGCTATGATCACAAAGAATATGACAGGATTAAAGAGTTGTCTGAAAAACAGGCTGCTGAAATAAGACAAAATCCAGGAAACTGTAAGGAAGTTAAAAGGGATGGTATGACATGTATGTCATGTAAAGATGCTAAAACAGGAGGAAACTATGAATCTTGTTCATATGTTGCGgaaccaaaaaataataaatatgcgtATTCCAAAGAAAGAAAATTTGATAGCAATGATGAGCCCGACGAACCGGAAAATGACCAAAAATCAAAAGAACCAAAGCAATCTGAGGAGTTACAAGAAACAAATGCAGATGATACTGCCCCGCAAAAATTTACTGAAGCTGAAAATGAAAAACCTTACAGTAGTTATAGACAAGCAGATAAAGACGATTCCGGTGAAAAATATAAAgcattttacatacatacatctaaACCCAAACCAAGTGAAGCGCTAAGGGAAGCCAGTAATGAAGATAATTCCGAAGAAGTTAAACCAAAGTCTTACGATTATAAAAAAGCATTACCAGGGTTTTACACCGACAACGAACCCAAAAAAGATGTTGAACACGTTTTAGCTGAATTCAAAAAAAAAGACAGGTCTTCAtgtaaaaaagtacaaaaaaatgcTATGACTTGTTACCAGTGTATAGATAAAAATGGGTTGAAACATGAGGAATGTATGTTTGTATCTGAATCTGCACCTAAACAAAGTCATTTAGCATATCAAGAACTGAAAGAATTCACATCAAAACCCGCAACTATTGATGGCGGAAATGAAGCCGCTGAAAGTCAAACCATTACTACAAGTGCACCCGCAAAAGCGGCATATGTAGCAGCTTCAACAAATTatggtaaaaaattaaaacgtaaaaagGCACCTCAGGCTGCTTTAGCAGTCGCTGCAACAAATTCTGTAGCGAAAACTGCTCAAAAAGTGAAAAGAAGTGAAGGATCTGACTTAAAGACTAACGATAAAATTATCGATAATTCTAATGTAGCGCCTCCTGAAGAATTTGCAGGTGCTGAGTCTAAACCAGCTTTTTGGGCAGAAACTGTTCCGCGATATAGCGCAGCGTTAGGTGTTACTTTACCTGAATATATGCTCTCCAGGTCAGAACACGAAGCTTCATTTGATGAGGCTGTAGCTGGCGCATAA